A genomic window from Synechococcus sp. CBW1107 includes:
- a CDS encoding methyltransferase: MVLLRPAPSMTQRVRLAFSRRARHYNDAASLQRAVAWRLARHCRDLPLPEGPMADLGAGTGLLGGALEQQRPGWSLLRLDACAALLEQDARQGRARAASPLAAAPQLLWDLNDGLPAALGGAALLVSSFALHWLDDPAASLRQWCEALAPDGWLGLAVPTAGSFPQWRQAAAAAGVPCTALALPERSRLLAVAASRLELRLATTLRFSQRGPSGRALLRPMGAVGAGSTAAPPLGVGAWRRLEAHWPRDHDGHKHLSWEVLLLIGHQPATELKR, from the coding sequence ATGGTCCTGCTCCGACCAGCCCCCTCGATGACCCAGCGGGTGCGACTGGCCTTCAGCCGCCGTGCCCGCCACTACAACGACGCCGCCAGCCTGCAGCGGGCCGTGGCCTGGCGTCTGGCCCGCCACTGCCGCGACCTGCCCCTCCCTGAGGGCCCGATGGCGGATCTGGGGGCCGGCACCGGTCTGCTCGGCGGCGCCCTGGAACAGCAGCGCCCTGGCTGGAGCCTGCTGCGCCTCGATGCCTGCGCGGCCCTGCTGGAGCAGGACGCCCGTCAGGGCCGCGCCAGGGCTGCCTCGCCACTGGCTGCGGCACCCCAGCTCCTCTGGGACCTCAACGACGGCCTGCCCGCGGCCCTCGGCGGGGCGGCGCTGCTGGTGTCGAGCTTCGCGCTGCACTGGCTGGATGATCCCGCCGCCAGCCTGCGCCAGTGGTGCGAGGCCCTGGCACCGGACGGTTGGCTGGGGCTGGCCGTTCCCACCGCCGGCAGCTTCCCCCAATGGCGCCAGGCGGCCGCCGCCGCCGGCGTGCCCTGCACCGCCCTGGCCCTGCCCGAGCGGTCCCGCCTGCTGGCCGTTGCCGCCTCACGTCTGGAGCTGCGGTTGGCCACGACCCTGCGCTTCAGCCAGCGCGGCCCCAGCGGCCGGGCCCTGCTGCGGCCCATGGGGGCCGTGGGCGCCGGCAGCACCGCCGCCCCACCCCTGGGGGTGGGGGCCTGGCGGCGGCTGGAGGCCCACTGGCCCCGCGACCATGACGGCCACAAGCACCTCAGCTGGGAGGTGCTGCTGCTGATCGGCCACCAACCCGCAACGGAGCTGAAGCGATGA
- a CDS encoding RNA helicase, whose translation MQTAGSNAPPDPAAVPAAVPASLAESYRPEAVKDLSLGSSKDLAVVPSEVPPLDQLFPFPLDPFQLEAIDALNQGHSVVVSAPTGSGKTLVGEYAIHRALAHGQKVFYTTPLKALSNQKLRDFREQFGADQVGLMTGDLSVNREAPIVVMTTEIFRNMLYAEVDRGDDPLADVEAVVLDECHYMNDSQRGTVWEESIIHCPPPVQLVALSATVANAGQLTDWIERVHGPTTLVVSDHRPVPLAFSFCSAKGLHPLLNEQGTGLHPNCKVWRAPKGERRKGRSPKPPQPEAAPLPFVVAQMAERDMLPAIYFIFSRRACDKAVRDLGRVCLVSEAEQSLIVARLEAFVAATPEAVREGGHAEALTRGIAAHHAGVLPAWKELIEELFQQGLVKVVFATETLAAGINMPARTTVISALSKRTERGHRPLMGSEFLQMAGRAGRRGLDVQGYVVTVQSRFEGVREAGQLATSPADPLVSQFTPSYGMVLNLLQRHDLAKAKQLVERSFGRYLATLDLVEDESNIASLRAQLAQLAGPNADIPWDDFEAYEKQRERLREERRIQRILQQQAEETLAHELTLALQFASEGTLVSLKAPQLRGRVTPAVIVAKQKGSGQFPLLLCLTEENVWILVPCHGVVSLHAELSCLQVDSIAAPHLEHAGEIRHGDNASGGLALAVASMARRHDMHTPQYDLAGEVRSQAELVQRLEEELEQHPAHRWGDRRQLKKQRRRMEELSEEIEERQRLLHHRANRHWDTFLALIEILRAFGALAGADGLEPTEVGRTVAALRGDNELWLGLALMSGHLDELNPAELAAVFEAISTEVNRPDLWSGFPPPPRAEEALHDLSGLRRELLRHQERAHVVVPAWWEPELMGLVHAWARGSSWNDVIANTSLDEGDVVRILRRTVDLLSQVPYAEAISEQLRTTARKALQAINRFPVSEFLDLRAEAVPVSPPSVPATPATARPAAPQTA comes from the coding sequence ATGCAAACCGCCGGTTCCAACGCTCCTCCTGATCCGGCGGCGGTTCCAGCGGCGGTTCCAGCATCCTTGGCCGAGAGCTACAGGCCTGAGGCGGTGAAGGATCTGTCTTTGGGCTCCAGCAAGGATCTGGCTGTGGTCCCCAGTGAGGTGCCCCCCCTCGATCAGCTCTTCCCGTTCCCCCTCGATCCCTTCCAGCTGGAGGCGATCGACGCCCTCAACCAGGGCCATTCCGTGGTGGTGAGCGCCCCCACCGGCTCCGGCAAAACCCTGGTGGGCGAGTACGCCATCCACCGGGCCCTGGCCCATGGCCAGAAGGTGTTCTACACCACGCCGCTGAAGGCCCTCTCCAACCAGAAGCTGCGCGATTTCCGCGAGCAGTTCGGGGCTGATCAGGTGGGGCTGATGACCGGAGACCTGAGCGTGAACCGCGAAGCGCCGATCGTGGTGATGACGACCGAGATCTTCCGCAACATGCTCTACGCGGAGGTGGACCGGGGAGACGATCCCCTCGCTGATGTGGAGGCGGTGGTGCTCGATGAGTGCCACTACATGAACGACTCCCAGCGGGGCACGGTCTGGGAGGAATCGATCATCCACTGCCCGCCGCCGGTGCAGCTGGTGGCCCTCTCGGCCACGGTGGCCAACGCCGGGCAGCTCACCGACTGGATCGAGCGGGTGCATGGCCCCACCACGCTGGTGGTGAGCGACCACCGGCCGGTGCCGCTGGCCTTCAGTTTCTGCAGCGCCAAGGGCCTGCACCCCTTGCTCAACGAGCAGGGAACGGGTCTGCACCCCAACTGCAAGGTGTGGCGGGCGCCGAAGGGGGAGAGGCGCAAGGGCAGGAGCCCGAAACCGCCCCAGCCGGAGGCGGCGCCACTGCCCTTCGTGGTGGCGCAGATGGCCGAGCGCGACATGCTGCCGGCCATCTATTTCATCTTCAGCCGCCGCGCCTGCGACAAGGCGGTGCGCGACCTGGGCCGCGTCTGTCTGGTGAGCGAGGCGGAGCAGTCCCTGATCGTGGCCCGGCTCGAGGCTTTCGTGGCCGCCACCCCGGAAGCGGTGCGCGAGGGGGGCCACGCCGAGGCCCTCACCCGCGGCATCGCCGCCCACCATGCCGGCGTGCTGCCGGCCTGGAAGGAACTGATCGAGGAGCTGTTTCAGCAGGGGCTGGTCAAGGTGGTCTTCGCCACCGAGACCCTGGCCGCCGGCATCAACATGCCCGCGCGCACCACGGTGATCTCGGCTCTCTCGAAGCGCACCGAGCGGGGTCACCGGCCGCTGATGGGCAGCGAGTTCCTGCAGATGGCCGGCCGGGCCGGCCGGCGCGGCCTGGATGTGCAGGGCTATGTGGTCACGGTGCAGAGCCGTTTCGAGGGGGTGCGCGAGGCGGGACAGCTGGCCACCAGTCCAGCCGATCCGCTGGTGAGCCAGTTCACCCCCAGCTACGGCATGGTGCTGAACCTCCTGCAGCGCCACGACCTGGCCAAGGCCAAGCAGCTGGTGGAGCGCAGCTTCGGGCGCTACCTGGCCACCCTGGATCTGGTGGAGGACGAATCCAACATCGCCTCCCTGCGCGCTCAGCTGGCCCAGCTGGCTGGTCCCAACGCAGACATCCCCTGGGACGACTTCGAGGCCTACGAGAAGCAGCGGGAGCGGCTGCGGGAGGAGCGGCGCATCCAGCGAATCCTGCAGCAGCAGGCCGAGGAAACCCTGGCCCATGAACTCACCCTGGCCCTGCAGTTCGCCAGTGAGGGCACTCTGGTGAGCCTGAAGGCCCCCCAGCTGCGGGGCCGGGTGACCCCGGCGGTGATCGTGGCCAAGCAGAAGGGCTCCGGCCAGTTCCCGCTGCTGCTCTGCCTCACCGAGGAGAACGTCTGGATCCTGGTGCCCTGCCATGGGGTGGTGAGCCTCCATGCCGAGCTGAGCTGCCTGCAGGTGGACTCGATCGCGGCGCCCCACCTGGAGCATGCCGGGGAGATTCGCCATGGCGATAACGCCAGCGGTGGCCTGGCCCTGGCGGTGGCGTCGATGGCCCGCCGCCATGACATGCACACCCCCCAGTACGACCTGGCGGGGGAGGTGCGCAGCCAGGCTGAGCTGGTGCAGCGGCTGGAGGAGGAGCTTGAGCAGCATCCCGCCCACCGCTGGGGCGACCGGCGCCAGCTCAAGAAGCAGCGGCGGCGGATGGAGGAACTGAGCGAGGAGATCGAGGAGCGCCAGAGGCTGCTGCACCACCGCGCCAACCGCCACTGGGACACGTTCCTGGCCCTGATCGAGATCCTGCGCGCCTTCGGTGCGCTCGCCGGAGCCGATGGTCTGGAGCCCACCGAGGTGGGCCGCACCGTGGCCGCCCTGCGCGGCGACAACGAGCTCTGGCTGGGTCTGGCCCTGATGAGCGGCCACCTGGATGAACTCAACCCGGCGGAACTGGCGGCGGTGTTCGAGGCGATCAGCACCGAAGTGAACCGCCCCGACCTCTGGAGCGGTTTTCCGCCGCCGCCGCGGGCGGAGGAGGCCCTGCACGACCTGAGTGGCCTGCGCCGGGAGCTGCTGCGCCACCAGGAGCGGGCCCATGTGGTGGTGCCGGCCTGGTGGGAGCCCGAGCTGATGGGGCTGGTCCATGCCTGGGCCCGCGGCAGCAGCTGGAACGACGTGATCGCCAACACCTCCCTCGATGAAGGCGACGTCGTGCGCATTCTGCGCCGCACCGTCGATCTTCTGTCCCAGGTGCCCTACGCCGAAGCGATCAGCGAGCAGCTGCGGACCACCGCCCGCAAGGCGCTCCAGGCGATCAACCGCTTTCCGGTGTCGGAATTCCTCGACCTGCGCGCCGAAGCGGTCCCCGTCTCACCGCCGTCCGTTCCTGCCACTCCGGCCACGGCCCGTCCAGCAGCACCCCAAACGGCCTGA
- a CDS encoding alpha/beta hydrolase, whose product MNRRPLELIAMHGWAGDSRAWRPWQQAAARRGWSWQSGERGYGQLPPQTPQWPEQGGPRAVIVHSLGLHLLPAPVLAEAQAVVLLASFGGFVPPGPGGRRWRQALRGMGRRLEAGDSAAMLADFLREAAAPASVELLPPGPSSGVMPAEGVERLRQDLLLLEQCSAVPPTFPSGARSLIVEAGADRIVAPESRAALSKALPDAEHWSLAAAGHSLLGSDLVEPVLNWLEAGH is encoded by the coding sequence ATGAACCGTCGTCCCCTGGAGCTGATCGCCATGCATGGCTGGGCCGGCGACAGCCGGGCCTGGCGGCCCTGGCAGCAGGCCGCGGCCCGCCGTGGCTGGAGCTGGCAGAGCGGAGAACGTGGCTACGGCCAGCTGCCCCCCCAGACGCCCCAGTGGCCGGAGCAGGGCGGCCCCAGGGCCGTGATCGTGCATTCCCTCGGGCTGCACCTGCTGCCGGCCCCTGTGCTGGCGGAGGCGCAGGCCGTGGTGCTGCTGGCCAGCTTCGGGGGCTTCGTGCCCCCCGGGCCCGGGGGCCGGCGCTGGCGGCAGGCCCTGCGCGGCATGGGCCGGCGCCTGGAGGCCGGCGACAGCGCCGCCATGCTCGCCGACTTCCTGCGGGAGGCCGCCGCTCCCGCGTCGGTGGAGCTGCTGCCGCCGGGGCCCTCGTCCGGGGTGATGCCCGCCGAAGGGGTGGAGCGGTTGCGCCAGGATCTGCTCCTGCTGGAGCAGTGCAGCGCCGTGCCTCCCACCTTCCCCAGCGGTGCCCGAAGCCTGATCGTCGAGGCCGGGGCCGATCGCATCGTGGCTCCCGAGAGCCGAGCGGCCCTGAGCAAAGCCCTGCCGGACGCAGAGCACTGGTCCCTGGCCGCTGCCGGGCACAGCCTGCTGGGCAGCGATCTGGTGGAGCCGGTCCTGAACTGGCTGGAGGCCGGACACTGA
- the bioA gene encoding adenosylmethionine--8-amino-7-oxononanoate transaminase: protein MNWHPHLWHPTTQVARADPPLRVVAGRGAVLELDDGRELIDAISSWWVTLHGHGEPTIATAVAEQALRLEQVIFANFRHPPAERLAERLSAAAGLERLFFSDDGSTAVEVALKIAWQWWRNQGSERRQLIAFEGAYHGDTFGAMALGERSLFSAPFEPLLSPVARAPWPATWWDDPDVEIKEAEALAALERLLEEPTAAVILEPLVQGASGMVMVRERFLRELEQRVRQAGALLIADEVMTGFGRTGALFACGRAGIRPDLVALSKGLTGGFLPMGVTLASERIYQGFISDDPSHTLYHGHSFTANPLGCAAANASLDLLLHQPARHEGFEARHRPHLQALAAHPLVRRPRLCGTIAAFDLAVERPGYLHPAGRRLQRHAIEAGVFLRPLGHVVYLLPPLCLSDGQLRHCYAVIRSALDQLN, encoded by the coding sequence TTGAACTGGCATCCCCATCTCTGGCACCCCACCACCCAGGTGGCCCGGGCCGATCCCCCCCTGAGAGTGGTCGCCGGCCGCGGCGCCGTGCTCGAGCTCGACGACGGCCGTGAGCTGATCGATGCCATCAGCAGCTGGTGGGTGACCCTTCATGGCCATGGCGAGCCGACCATCGCCACGGCCGTGGCGGAGCAGGCCCTGCGGCTGGAGCAGGTGATCTTCGCCAACTTCCGCCATCCCCCCGCCGAGCGTCTGGCCGAGCGGCTCAGCGCCGCCGCCGGGCTGGAGCGGTTGTTCTTCTCCGACGACGGCTCCACCGCCGTGGAGGTGGCCCTGAAGATCGCCTGGCAGTGGTGGCGCAACCAGGGCTCCGAGCGGCGTCAGCTGATTGCCTTCGAGGGCGCCTATCACGGCGACACCTTCGGGGCCATGGCCCTGGGGGAGCGCTCCCTGTTCTCCGCGCCGTTCGAGCCCCTGCTCTCCCCGGTGGCCCGTGCCCCCTGGCCCGCCACCTGGTGGGATGACCCAGACGTGGAGATCAAGGAAGCCGAGGCCCTTGCGGCACTGGAGCGGCTGCTGGAGGAGCCCACCGCGGCCGTGATCCTCGAGCCGCTGGTGCAGGGGGCCAGCGGCATGGTGATGGTGCGCGAGCGCTTCCTGCGTGAGCTGGAGCAGCGGGTGCGTCAGGCCGGTGCCCTGCTGATCGCCGATGAGGTGATGACCGGCTTCGGCCGCACCGGTGCCCTCTTCGCCTGCGGACGGGCCGGCATCCGCCCTGATCTGGTGGCCCTCTCCAAGGGCCTCACCGGCGGCTTCCTGCCGATGGGTGTCACCCTGGCGAGCGAGCGGATCTACCAGGGCTTCATCAGCGACGATCCAAGCCACACCCTGTATCACGGCCACAGCTTCACGGCCAATCCGCTCGGCTGCGCCGCCGCCAACGCCAGCCTGGATCTGCTGCTGCACCAGCCCGCACGCCACGAAGGCTTCGAGGCCCGCCACCGGCCCCATCTGCAGGCCCTTGCAGCGCACCCACTGGTGCGGCGGCCGCGGCTGTGCGGCACCATCGCCGCCTTCGATCTGGCGGTGGAGCGGCCGGGCTATCTCCACCCCGCCGGCCGCCGGCTGCAGCGCCATGCCATTGAGGCCGGGGTGTTCCTGCGGCCCCTGGGCCATGTGGTCTACCTGCTGCCGCCTCTCTGCCTCAGCGACGGCCAGCTGCGGCACTGCTATGCCGTGATCCGCTCAGCCCTCGATCAACTGAACTGA
- a CDS encoding aldo/keto reductase, producing the protein MPVLSLGGMRYQQSWSDLPAGEITAASQANLRATLEKAVAAGFHHIETARHYGTSERQLGDLLREVPDPRRILQTKVPPHEDPAQFEAELELSFERLRIERLDLLGIHGLNLPEHLEQTLRPGGCLDVVRRWQQQGRIGYVGFSTHAPLPLILEAIASDAFDYINLHWYYIRQDNRPALEAARRHDMGVFVISPTDKGGHLHTPSERISRLCAPLHPIEFNDLFCLREAAIHTISVGAAGPADLDLHLQAVARLPEAECWLAPVQERLERARLESLGARWLESWSDGLPTWEATPGGLNLPVLLWLHNLLEAWDLEGYARARYGLLGQGSHWFPGANAEALDREVSEADLLAVLTASPWAERIPTLLRSLRERLGGTSVRRLMADA; encoded by the coding sequence ATGCCGGTTCTCTCTCTGGGGGGGATGCGCTACCAGCAGAGCTGGAGCGATCTGCCGGCCGGCGAGATCACCGCCGCCAGCCAGGCCAACCTGCGCGCCACCCTGGAGAAGGCCGTGGCCGCCGGGTTCCATCACATCGAAACCGCCCGCCATTACGGAACATCCGAGCGGCAACTGGGTGATCTGCTGCGGGAGGTGCCCGATCCCCGGCGCATCCTCCAGACCAAGGTGCCGCCCCATGAGGATCCCGCCCAGTTCGAGGCGGAGCTGGAGCTGAGCTTTGAGCGCCTGCGCATCGAGCGGCTCGATCTGCTCGGCATCCATGGCCTCAACCTGCCCGAGCATCTGGAGCAGACCCTGCGGCCCGGCGGCTGCCTCGACGTGGTCAGGCGCTGGCAGCAGCAGGGCCGCATCGGCTATGTGGGCTTCTCCACCCACGCGCCCCTGCCCCTGATCCTCGAGGCGATCGCCAGTGATGCCTTCGACTACATCAACCTGCACTGGTACTACATCCGCCAGGACAATCGCCCGGCTCTCGAGGCCGCCCGCCGCCACGACATGGGCGTGTTCGTGATCAGCCCCACCGACAAGGGCGGCCACCTGCACACCCCCTCCGAGCGGATCAGCCGGCTGTGCGCTCCGCTTCACCCCATCGAGTTCAACGACCTGTTCTGCCTGCGTGAGGCGGCGATCCACACGATCAGCGTGGGCGCCGCCGGCCCGGCTGATCTCGACCTGCATCTGCAGGCGGTGGCGCGTCTGCCCGAGGCCGAGTGCTGGCTGGCCCCGGTGCAGGAGCGGCTGGAGCGCGCCAGGCTCGAGTCCCTCGGCGCTCGCTGGCTCGAGAGCTGGAGCGATGGTCTGCCCACCTGGGAGGCCACCCCCGGAGGGCTGAACCTGCCGGTGCTGCTCTGGCTGCACAACCTGCTGGAGGCCTGGGACCTGGAGGGTTACGCCCGCGCTCGCTACGGCCTGCTGGGCCAGGGGAGCCACTGGTTCCCCGGCGCCAATGCCGAGGCCCTGGACCGGGAGGTGAGCGAAGCCGATCTGCTGGCGGTGCTGACGGCCAGCCCCTGGGCCGAGCGGATTCCGACGCTGCTGAGGAGCCTGCGCGAGCGGCTGGGGGGCACCAGCGTCCGTCGGCTGATGGCGGATGCGTGA
- a CDS encoding aminotransferase class I/II-fold pyridoxal phosphate-dependent enzyme — MARDPLDSIQQALAGVPEQRRRRLRTFRPGPAATLLPVDAGPLRRPLLDLASNDYLGLSAHPSLKAAAMAAIGSEGVGSGGSRLVSGTRPSHLRLEAALAHWLGRERVLLFPSGFQANLAAVLALADRHSEVIADRLIHHSLLVGIQASGARLRRFRHNDRSDLRRLLERGARSEPDRRQLVVSESLFSMEGTSPDLAGIAATCREFGALLLVDEAHALGLLGPGGRGLAWGLAGVSLVSGTFGKAFGAGGAFLAADGPLGPWLLQSSGAFRYTTALAPPLAAAALAALELLQADPGQGEALMRRARRWRDGLEDAGWRRPPGEGPILPLHVGDDALALDLQGHLEQAGLLGVAIRPPTVPAGTARLRLVLRRDLPHGSLDRLLQALAAWPHAPASASAPAP, encoded by the coding sequence GTGGCCCGTGATCCGCTCGATTCGATTCAGCAGGCCCTCGCGGGGGTGCCCGAGCAGCGTCGGCGAAGGCTGCGCACATTTCGCCCCGGCCCCGCCGCCACCCTCCTGCCCGTCGATGCCGGCCCACTCCGAAGGCCCCTGCTTGATCTCGCCAGCAACGACTACCTCGGGCTGAGCGCCCACCCCAGCCTGAAGGCGGCGGCCATGGCCGCCATCGGGAGCGAAGGGGTGGGCTCCGGCGGATCACGGCTGGTGAGCGGCACGCGCCCCTCTCATCTCCGGCTCGAGGCAGCCCTCGCCCACTGGCTGGGGCGCGAGCGGGTCCTGCTCTTCCCCAGCGGCTTTCAGGCCAACCTGGCCGCGGTGCTGGCCCTGGCCGACCGCCACAGCGAGGTGATCGCCGACCGGCTGATCCACCACTCCCTGCTGGTGGGGATCCAGGCCAGCGGCGCCCGCCTGCGCCGCTTTCGTCACAACGATCGCTCCGACCTGCGCCGTCTGCTGGAGCGCGGAGCCCGCAGCGAGCCCGACCGGCGTCAGCTGGTGGTGAGCGAAAGCCTGTTCAGCATGGAGGGCACCAGCCCCGACCTGGCCGGCATCGCCGCAACCTGCAGGGAGTTCGGCGCCCTGCTGCTGGTGGATGAAGCCCACGCCCTCGGGCTGCTGGGCCCCGGTGGCCGCGGCCTGGCCTGGGGTCTGGCGGGGGTGAGCCTGGTGAGCGGCACCTTCGGCAAGGCCTTCGGCGCCGGCGGGGCCTTCCTCGCCGCCGATGGCCCCCTGGGCCCCTGGCTGCTGCAGAGCTCCGGCGCCTTCCGCTACACCACCGCCCTGGCGCCGCCGCTGGCGGCCGCGGCCCTGGCGGCCCTGGAGCTGCTCCAGGCTGATCCCGGCCAGGGCGAAGCCCTGATGCGCCGAGCCCGGCGCTGGCGGGACGGCCTCGAGGACGCCGGCTGGCGGCGCCCGCCCGGCGAGGGTCCAATCCTGCCGCTGCACGTGGGCGATGACGCCCTGGCCCTCGACCTGCAGGGCCATCTGGAGCAGGCCGGCCTGCTGGGGGTCGCGATCCGCCCGCCCACGGTGCCGGCGGGAACGGCGCGCCTGCGGCTGGTGCTGCGCCGCGACCTGCCCCACGGCAGCCTCGATCGCCTGCTCCAGGCCCTGGCCGCCTGGCCTCACGCCCCCGCCTCAGCCTCCGCCCCCGCCCCATGA
- a CDS encoding DUF3143 domain-containing protein, with product MSSLPPLQTPLYNHPLPALEQWLSDLGACRDAAEPCLWDLKQPSWSARIELEVEELKVSWEHGGGITVRLFPYGLSRADVESAILAGP from the coding sequence ATGAGCTCCTTACCCCCCCTGCAGACGCCCCTGTACAACCACCCGCTGCCGGCCCTCGAGCAGTGGCTGAGTGATCTGGGTGCCTGCCGGGACGCCGCCGAGCCCTGCCTCTGGGACCTGAAGCAGCCCTCGTGGAGTGCCCGCATCGAGCTTGAGGTGGAGGAACTCAAGGTGAGCTGGGAGCACGGCGGCGGCATCACGGTGCGCCTGTTCCCCTATGGCCTCAGTCGCGCCGACGTGGAATCGGCGATCCTGGCGGGCCCCTGA
- a CDS encoding 16S rRNA (guanine(527)-N(7))-methyltransferase RsmG has translation MTAPADPVPAGLWDSLGWEPTPEQLQQLTALQQQLRHWNARLNLTRLVDGDDYWIAQVYDSLWPWRDQLNAPTQSLRCLDVGTGGGFPGLALAIALPAAQLTLVDSVGRKAEAVKAMAASLGLGERVQVRWERAETTGHTPSCRGRQDWAMARAVAAAPVVAEYLVPLLSTSGRALLYRGQWSPEDLACLKRAATCLRAEVEQVERIDLPGGRGVRHAVVLRPSAPCPAIYPRAVGLPAKQPLA, from the coding sequence ATCACAGCCCCCGCCGATCCCGTTCCAGCTGGCCTCTGGGACAGCCTGGGCTGGGAGCCCACCCCCGAGCAGCTGCAGCAGTTGACGGCGTTGCAGCAGCAGCTGCGCCACTGGAACGCCCGGCTCAACCTCACGCGCCTGGTCGATGGCGACGACTACTGGATCGCCCAGGTGTACGACAGCCTCTGGCCCTGGCGCGACCAGCTCAACGCCCCGACCCAGTCCCTGCGCTGCCTCGATGTGGGCACCGGTGGCGGCTTCCCCGGCCTGGCCCTGGCGATCGCCCTGCCGGCCGCCCAGCTCACCCTGGTGGATTCCGTCGGGCGCAAGGCGGAGGCGGTGAAGGCCATGGCCGCCAGCCTGGGCCTGGGCGAGAGGGTGCAGGTCCGCTGGGAGCGGGCGGAGACCACCGGTCACACCCCCAGCTGCCGCGGCCGCCAGGACTGGGCGATGGCACGGGCGGTGGCCGCCGCCCCGGTGGTGGCGGAGTATCTGGTGCCCCTGCTCAGCACCAGCGGCCGGGCCCTGCTCTATCGCGGCCAGTGGAGCCCGGAGGATCTGGCCTGCCTGAAGCGGGCCGCCACCTGCCTGCGCGCCGAGGTGGAGCAGGTGGAGCGGATCGACCTGCCTGGAGGACGGGGGGTGCGCCACGCGGTGGTGCTCAGGCCGAGCGCCCCCTGCCCCGCCATCTATCCCAGGGCCGTGGGTCTGCCCGCCAAGCAGCCCCTGGCCTGA
- the bioD gene encoding dethiobiotin synthase — protein sequence MTRLVVCGTDTDVGKTVVSALLVQGLGAQYWKPVQCGLEEGGDTARVAAMLGLSPAEAAERLLPEAYRYSHPVSPHWAGELEQRPIELERLALPRVSGPLVVETAGGLLVPLRLDSLQIDQIRRWDLPVLLVARSGLGTLNHTLLSVEALRTRAIPLLGLVLNGPLHPDNPRTLEAMTGASVLACLPPLPRLDRNALAEQWQASGLARSLA from the coding sequence ATGACACGCCTGGTGGTCTGCGGCACCGACACCGATGTGGGCAAGACCGTGGTGAGCGCCCTGCTGGTGCAGGGGCTTGGCGCGCAGTACTGGAAGCCGGTGCAGTGCGGCCTGGAGGAGGGGGGTGACACGGCCAGGGTGGCGGCCATGCTCGGGCTCAGCCCCGCTGAAGCTGCCGAGCGCCTCCTGCCGGAGGCCTACCGCTACAGCCATCCGGTCTCGCCCCACTGGGCCGGTGAGCTGGAGCAGCGGCCGATCGAGCTGGAGCGTCTGGCGCTGCCCCGGGTGAGCGGTCCGCTGGTGGTGGAAACCGCCGGCGGCCTGCTGGTGCCCCTGCGCCTCGACAGCCTCCAGATCGATCAGATCCGCCGCTGGGACCTGCCGGTGCTGCTGGTGGCCCGCAGCGGCCTGGGCACCCTGAACCACACTCTGCTCTCGGTGGAAGCCCTGCGCACCAGAGCCATCCCCCTGCTCGGCCTGGTGCTCAACGGCCCGCTCCACCCCGACAACCCCCGCACCCTGGAGGCCATGACCGGGGCGTCGGTGCTGGCCTGCCTGCCCCCCCTGCCCCGGCTGGATCGCAACGCCCTTGCCGAGCAATGGCAGGCCAGCGGCCTGGCCCGTAGCCTGGCCTGA
- a CDS encoding J domain-containing protein yields MTGGEHPVTGPSLYALLGLPSTATPQELRQAFRSLSKLYHPDTTTLPLPEAQDQFRRLQEAYLVLGDPQRRSAYDSQLRLALLQRVEALGPPVASPAPGLAMPGPAAERRPLSVRRAFSGGEWFALVLLALALLFSLVLGLGLAWWRGVELVTQPPLSTSASDPIERHTEDITARLPADELLTPPADAPVQPPAAGPRAVAE; encoded by the coding sequence GTGACAGGCGGCGAGCACCCGGTCACGGGCCCATCTCTCTACGCGCTGCTTGGTCTGCCGAGCACAGCCACGCCGCAGGAGCTGCGGCAGGCCTTCCGCTCCCTCAGCAAGCTGTATCACCCCGACACCACCACCCTGCCGTTGCCTGAGGCCCAGGACCAGTTCCGCCGGCTGCAGGAGGCCTACCTGGTGCTGGGCGATCCTCAGCGCCGCTCGGCGTACGACAGCCAGCTGCGTCTCGCCCTGCTGCAGCGCGTCGAGGCGCTGGGCCCGCCGGTCGCCAGTCCCGCTCCTGGCCTGGCCATGCCGGGGCCGGCCGCGGAGCGTCGCCCCCTCTCGGTGCGGCGGGCGTTCTCGGGGGGGGAATGGTTCGCCCTGGTGCTGCTGGCCCTGGCCCTGCTCTTCAGCCTGGTGCTGGGGCTGGGCCTGGCCTGGTGGCGCGGGGTGGAGCTGGTCACCCAGCCCCCGCTCAGCACTTCGGCCAGTGATCCGATCGAGCGGCACACTGAGGACATCACCGCACGCCTGCCCGCGGATGAGCTCCTTACCCCCCCTGCAGACGCCCCTGTACAACCACCCGCTGCCGGCCCTCGAGCAGTGGCTGAGTGA